A window from Aliamphritea hakodatensis encodes these proteins:
- a CDS encoding 2-oxoglutarate dehydrogenase E1 component codes for MQEGIMELMWKNAHLYGGNLSYIEQLYETYLMDPNAIPQEWREEFDRLPKVGDNITQDVPHTAVREHFQFIAKNQRRAAPVSASSVSSDHEKKQIRVLRMINAYRVRGHQAAQIDPLNLLEREPVPDLDPRFHELSEADYDTTFQLGSLFFGAEEATLKSILDDLKKTYCTTVGAEYMHIVDTKEKRWIQSRLEPVRAHPTVEPEKKVMVLERLTAAEGLEKYLGSRFAGAKRFGLEGGESMIVSLNTLIHRAGKHGARELVIGMAHRGRLNTLVNIFGKNPAELFGEFEGVQTLETSGDVKYHQGFSSNIMTDGGEMHMAMAFNPSHLEIAAPVVEGSVRARQDRRDDDVGTTVVPVNIHGDQAFAGQGVVMETFQMSQTRAYKTGGTIHIVVNNQVGFTTNKQEDSRSTEYCTDIAKMVQAPIFHVNGDDPEAVRFVTQLAVDYRTEFKKDVVIDLVCYRRRGHNEADEPSGTQPLMYQKIKAQKTTRELYAQQLIDEGVITQEQSKQMEKDYRKNLEDGKHVTHSLVLEPNKELFVDWTPYLGHKWSFDCDTSVDIKTLQSLGQQICEVPEGFSVQRQVQKIYDDRKKMAAGAMAVNWGCAEMLAYASVLAEGHGVRLTGQDVGRGTFSHRHAVLHSQKDAAVYEPLQNIAPDQPRLTLHDSFLSEEAVLAFEYGYATTTPNALVIWEAQFGDFANGAQVVIDQFITSGEHKWARLCGLTMLLPHGFEGQGPEHSSARLERYLQLCAEHNIQVCVPTTPAQIFHLLRRQVVRPLRKPLVVMSPKSLLRHKQAVSSIEELANGSFQPVISETDQLDPAKVKRLVLCSGKVYYDLYNRRAELEKDDVAIVRIEQLYPFPENQMYEAIKDYTNLESVIWCQEEPMNQGAWYCSQHHMRHALARHNSSIQLGGVGRPHAAAPAVGYISVHLEQQEKLVNEAING; via the coding sequence ATGCAAGAAGGCATAATGGAGCTGATGTGGAAAAATGCGCATCTTTACGGTGGCAATTTATCCTACATTGAGCAGCTGTATGAAACCTATCTGATGGACCCCAACGCGATTCCTCAGGAATGGCGTGAAGAATTTGACCGGCTACCTAAAGTCGGCGACAACATTACACAGGATGTGCCGCATACAGCGGTGCGTGAACACTTCCAGTTTATTGCTAAGAATCAGCGTCGGGCCGCGCCTGTCTCTGCTTCCAGCGTCAGCTCTGATCACGAGAAAAAGCAGATCCGCGTCCTGCGGATGATCAACGCTTATCGTGTACGGGGGCATCAGGCCGCTCAGATTGATCCGCTTAATCTGCTTGAACGCGAGCCTGTTCCTGATCTGGACCCACGTTTTCATGAACTGTCTGAAGCAGATTATGATACGACGTTCCAGTTAGGTTCCCTGTTTTTCGGTGCTGAAGAAGCAACACTGAAATCTATCCTGGATGACCTTAAAAAGACTTACTGTACAACGGTCGGTGCTGAATACATGCACATCGTTGATACTAAAGAAAAGCGCTGGATTCAGTCCCGTCTGGAGCCGGTACGCGCCCATCCGACCGTCGAGCCGGAAAAGAAAGTCATGGTGCTGGAGCGCCTGACTGCGGCTGAAGGTCTGGAAAAATATCTGGGTTCCCGTTTTGCCGGCGCCAAGCGCTTCGGTCTGGAAGGCGGTGAATCAATGATCGTTTCACTGAATACCCTGATTCACCGTGCCGGTAAACACGGCGCCCGTGAGCTGGTAATCGGTATGGCTCACCGTGGCCGTCTGAATACCCTGGTGAATATCTTCGGTAAGAATCCGGCTGAGCTGTTTGGGGAGTTTGAAGGTGTGCAGACACTGGAAACCTCCGGTGATGTTAAGTATCACCAGGGCTTCTCATCCAACATCATGACCGATGGCGGTGAAATGCATATGGCGATGGCGTTTAACCCGTCGCACCTGGAAATTGCCGCACCGGTAGTGGAAGGTTCAGTGCGGGCCCGTCAGGACCGCCGGGATGATGATGTGGGCACCACGGTTGTGCCGGTTAACATCCACGGAGATCAGGCGTTTGCAGGTCAGGGCGTGGTTATGGAGACATTCCAGATGTCCCAGACCCGGGCTTACAAGACCGGCGGCACCATTCATATCGTTGTAAACAACCAGGTTGGTTTTACAACGAACAAGCAGGAAGACTCCCGTTCCACTGAGTACTGTACTGATATCGCCAAGATGGTACAGGCACCGATTTTCCACGTGAACGGTGATGATCCTGAAGCGGTACGCTTTGTAACCCAACTGGCTGTGGATTACCGTACCGAATTTAAGAAAGATGTGGTTATTGATCTGGTCTGTTACCGCCGTCGCGGTCACAACGAAGCGGATGAGCCGTCCGGCACCCAGCCGCTGATGTATCAGAAGATCAAGGCCCAGAAAACTACCCGTGAACTTTATGCTCAGCAGCTGATTGACGAGGGCGTCATCACGCAGGAGCAGAGTAAGCAAATGGAGAAGGATTACCGGAAGAATCTGGAAGACGGCAAGCACGTTACCCATTCTCTGGTGCTGGAACCGAATAAAGAACTGTTTGTGGACTGGACTCCGTATCTGGGTCACAAATGGTCATTTGACTGTGATACCAGCGTGGATATCAAAACCTTGCAGTCACTGGGTCAGCAGATCTGTGAAGTGCCTGAAGGTTTCTCTGTTCAGCGTCAGGTTCAGAAAATCTACGACGACCGTAAGAAAATGGCGGCCGGGGCAATGGCAGTTAACTGGGGCTGTGCGGAAATGCTTGCATACGCGTCAGTGCTGGCTGAAGGTCACGGTGTTCGTCTGACCGGTCAGGATGTGGGGCGCGGAACTTTCTCCCACCGTCACGCAGTGTTACACAGTCAGAAAGATGCGGCCGTTTACGAGCCGTTACAGAATATTGCACCGGATCAGCCACGGCTGACCCTGCATGATTCTTTCCTGTCGGAAGAGGCGGTTCTGGCGTTTGAGTATGGCTATGCCACGACGACGCCGAACGCGCTGGTTATCTGGGAAGCTCAGTTTGGTGATTTCGCCAACGGCGCTCAGGTAGTTATCGACCAGTTTATTACCAGTGGTGAGCATAAGTGGGCCCGTCTCTGCGGCCTGACCATGCTGTTGCCGCATGGCTTTGAAGGGCAGGGGCCTGAGCACTCATCAGCCCGTCTGGAGCGTTACCTGCAGTTGTGTGCTGAACACAACATTCAGGTATGTGTACCGACGACGCCGGCGCAGATTTTCCATCTGTTGCGCCGTCAGGTGGTGCGTCCGTTGCGTAAGCCTCTGGTGGTTATGTCGCCGAAGAGTCTGTTGCGTCATAAGCAGGCAGTTTCCAGTATTGAAGAGCTGGCAAACGGTAGCTTCCAGCCGGTTATCAGCGAGACTGATCAGCTTGATCCGGCGAAGGTTAAGCGCCTGGTGCTGTGCAGCGGCAAGGTTTACTACGACCTGTACAACCGCCGTGCGGAGCTGGAAAAAGACGATGTTGCGATTGTACGTATTGAACAGCTTTATCCGTTCCCTGAAAACCAGATGTATGAAGCGATCAAGGATTACACCAATCTTGAATCCGTTATCTGGTGTCAGGAAGAACCGATGAATCAGGGCGCCTGGTACTGCAGTCAGCACCACATGCGTCATGCGCTGGCGCGTCATAACAGCTCGATTCAACTGGGCGGCGTAGGCCGGCCACATGCAGCCGCACCTGCTGTAGGGTACATTTCAGTACACCTTGAACAGCAGGAAAAACTGGTTAATGAAGCAATCAATGGCTAA
- the sdhD gene encoding succinate dehydrogenase, hydrophobic membrane anchor protein — translation MVTSITSFGRSGLYDWMIQRVTAVVLLAYTIFMIGYLLMNPDLDYNQWSGLFEGTVMRIFTLLTILSLAAHAWIGMWSISTDYIKPTGIRFLFQSACGLLTFIYVVWGVQILWGA, via the coding sequence ATGGTAACTTCAATTACAAGTTTTGGTCGCAGCGGCTTATATGACTGGATGATCCAGCGTGTAACGGCTGTCGTACTGCTTGCTTACACGATCTTCATGATCGGTTATCTGTTAATGAATCCGGATCTGGATTACAACCAGTGGAGCGGCCTGTTTGAGGGCACGGTGATGCGTATCTTTACGCTGCTGACAATCCTGTCTCTGGCGGCACACGCCTGGATCGGAATGTGGTCTATCTCGACTGATTATATCAAGCCAACCGGTATCCGTTTTCTGTTCCAATCTGCGTGTGGTCTGCTGACCTTTATCTACGTTGTTTGGGGTGTTCAGATCCTGTGGGGAGCATAA
- the gltA gene encoding citrate synthase, with translation MADKKARLTVDGLEEVIELPVYTGTTGPDVVDVRALTSKGLFTYDPGFVSTAACESSITYIDGAKGVLLHGGYPIEQLAENSDYLEVCFLLLNGELPTPEQKEVFVKTVKNHTMVHEQMTHFFNGFRRDAHPMAIMVAVVGALSAFYHDSLDIDDAHHREVCAFRLIAKMPTIAAMCYKYSIGQPFQYPRNELDYADNFLQMMFGNPCEDYVTNPVLAKAMDRIFLLHADHEQNASTSTVRLAGSSGANPFACIASGIAALWGPAHGGANEAVLTMLQEIGDESNIDEFIQRAKDPEDSFRLMGFGHRVYRNFDPRAKVMKQTCDEVLAELGIENDPFLKIAKRLEQIALEDDYFIQRKLYPNVDFYSGIILKAIGIPTNMFTVIFALSRTIGWISHWSEFHSGPNKIGRPRQLYTGPTKRDYEKK, from the coding sequence ATGGCTGACAAGAAAGCACGCTTAACGGTCGATGGTCTCGAGGAAGTCATCGAACTTCCGGTTTATACCGGCACCACAGGTCCCGATGTGGTTGACGTACGCGCTCTGACTAGCAAAGGCCTGTTCACTTATGACCCGGGCTTCGTTTCCACCGCAGCCTGCGAGTCCAGCATCACTTATATCGATGGTGCCAAAGGTGTACTGCTGCATGGCGGCTACCCGATCGAACAGCTGGCAGAAAATTCCGATTACCTGGAAGTCTGCTTCTTACTTTTAAACGGCGAACTGCCAACCCCGGAACAGAAAGAAGTCTTCGTTAAGACTGTTAAGAACCACACCATGGTTCACGAACAGATGACACACTTCTTCAACGGCTTCCGCCGTGACGCACACCCAATGGCGATCATGGTAGCGGTTGTCGGCGCACTGTCCGCCTTCTACCACGATTCTCTGGATATCGACGATGCGCACCACCGTGAAGTGTGTGCTTTCCGTCTGATCGCCAAAATGCCAACCATTGCTGCCATGTGTTACAAATACAGCATTGGCCAGCCCTTCCAGTACCCGCGTAACGAACTGGATTATGCAGACAACTTCCTGCAGATGATGTTTGGCAACCCGTGTGAAGACTATGTAACTAATCCGGTACTGGCTAAAGCCATGGACCGCATCTTCCTGTTACACGCAGATCACGAACAAAACGCATCCACTTCTACCGTCCGTTTAGCAGGTTCTTCCGGCGCTAACCCATTCGCCTGTATCGCATCCGGTATTGCTGCCCTGTGGGGACCTGCGCACGGCGGTGCAAACGAAGCCGTACTGACCATGCTGCAGGAAATCGGTGACGAATCTAACATCGATGAGTTTATTCAGCGCGCGAAAGATCCTGAAGACTCTTTCCGCCTGATGGGCTTCGGCCACCGTGTTTACCGTAACTTTGACCCTCGCGCCAAGGTTATGAAGCAAACCTGTGACGAAGTACTGGCTGAACTGGGTATTGAAAACGATCCTTTCCTGAAGATCGCCAAGCGCCTGGAACAGATCGCCCTGGAAGATGATTACTTCATCCAGCGTAAACTGTACCCGAATGTAGACTTCTACTCCGGCATCATCCTGAAGGCTATCGGTATCCCAACGAACATGTTTACCGTTATCTTCGCTCTGTCACGGACAATCGGCTGGATCTCTCACTGGAGCGAATTCCACAGCGGCCCGAACAAAATCGGCCGCCCGCGCCAGCTATACACCGGCCCGACCAAGCGCGATTACGAGAAAAAGTAA
- the rlmKL gene encoding bifunctional 23S rRNA (guanine(2069)-N(7))-methyltransferase RlmK/23S rRNA (guanine(2445)-N(2))-methyltransferase RlmL — MNFFATCPKGLEPVLFNELESLGVTDCRQTLAGVSFAGELAEAYRVCLWSRVANRVLLVLHEAGEVETADDLYQAVRAVSWLDHLRASGTLTVDFSGQSQAISHSRFGAQKVKDGIVDQIREETGRRPSVDRVRPDLRVNVRLNRGKLRICLDLSGDSLHRRGYRLQAGKAPMKENLAAALLYRSQWQDFYAQGQGLIDPMCGSGTLLIEAAMMAADIAPGLQRREFGFTHWPQHKASVWRELVEEAQARRDAGLAAVNIKLAGFDSDAKVLATAQENASRAGVDHLMHFERRELAKLSRPAKMEQGLLLTNPPYGERLGDEPTLYFLYQHLGERLKADFAGWRAAVFTGNPELCKMMKLAVDKRYKLYNGALESQLLMFDIRARTAEEVAQAEEKAQQDQEKYKTEAGAIALSEGATMFANRVKKNLKQLGKWARKQDISCYRIYDADLPEYAVAVDRYGDWLHVQEYAAPKSVDTVKAFERVQEVMQVLPGVLEMPADKVVLKQRRRQQGSSQYEKQNATEHFFEVQEGGCRILVNLQDYLDTGLFLDHRPVRLQIQQESAGKDILNLFSYTATASLHAAKGGARSTTSVDMSATYLGWARKNFALNGFAETRHHFLQEDCIKWLKAQKGQQFDLIFMDPPTFSNSKRMHDVLDVQRDHVMLVDQAMQLLRPGGKLIFSNNYRRFKLDEALQQRYQVKDITRSTIDLDFKRNAKIHCCFEFVKPE, encoded by the coding sequence ATGAATTTTTTTGCTACCTGTCCCAAAGGCCTGGAGCCTGTTTTATTTAATGAACTTGAATCTCTGGGGGTGACGGATTGCCGTCAGACTCTGGCAGGGGTGAGTTTTGCCGGCGAGCTGGCTGAGGCTTACCGGGTATGTCTGTGGTCGCGGGTGGCTAACCGGGTCTTGCTGGTATTGCATGAAGCCGGTGAAGTTGAAACCGCTGATGACCTGTATCAGGCGGTGCGTGCGGTGAGCTGGCTGGATCACCTGCGGGCCAGTGGTACGCTGACGGTGGATTTTTCCGGTCAGTCACAGGCCATCAGTCACAGCCGCTTTGGTGCTCAGAAGGTGAAGGACGGGATTGTCGATCAGATCCGTGAAGAGACCGGACGCCGGCCATCCGTTGACCGTGTGCGCCCGGATTTACGGGTGAATGTACGTCTGAACCGGGGTAAGTTACGGATCTGTCTGGACCTGTCCGGTGACAGCTTGCACCGTCGCGGCTATCGTTTGCAGGCAGGTAAAGCACCGATGAAGGAAAACCTGGCGGCGGCGCTTTTATACCGCAGCCAGTGGCAGGATTTTTATGCGCAGGGGCAGGGGCTGATCGATCCGATGTGTGGTTCCGGTACCTTGCTGATTGAAGCGGCGATGATGGCGGCAGATATTGCGCCGGGTCTGCAGCGCCGTGAATTTGGTTTTACCCACTGGCCGCAACATAAGGCATCTGTATGGCGGGAGCTGGTGGAAGAGGCACAGGCGCGCCGTGATGCGGGTCTGGCGGCAGTGAATATTAAGCTGGCCGGTTTCGATTCCGATGCTAAGGTTTTGGCGACCGCGCAGGAGAATGCCAGCCGTGCAGGGGTTGATCACCTGATGCATTTTGAGCGCCGCGAGCTGGCCAAGCTGTCGCGTCCTGCGAAAATGGAGCAGGGTTTGTTGCTGACTAACCCGCCGTACGGTGAGCGTCTGGGTGATGAGCCGACACTGTATTTTCTCTATCAGCATCTTGGTGAGCGTCTTAAGGCGGATTTTGCCGGCTGGCGAGCCGCGGTATTTACCGGTAATCCAGAGCTGTGCAAGATGATGAAGCTGGCGGTAGATAAGCGTTACAAGCTGTATAATGGTGCGCTGGAAAGCCAGTTGCTGATGTTTGATATCCGCGCCCGTACTGCTGAAGAAGTCGCGCAGGCTGAAGAGAAAGCACAGCAGGATCAGGAAAAGTATAAAACTGAAGCCGGTGCCATTGCGTTGTCCGAAGGGGCGACCATGTTTGCTAACCGGGTGAAGAAGAATTTAAAGCAATTGGGTAAATGGGCCCGTAAGCAGGATATCAGCTGTTACCGGATCTATGATGCTGATCTGCCTGAGTATGCCGTTGCGGTCGATCGTTACGGTGACTGGCTCCATGTGCAGGAATATGCTGCACCTAAGAGTGTTGATACTGTTAAAGCCTTTGAACGCGTGCAGGAAGTGATGCAGGTCTTGCCTGGCGTGCTGGAAATGCCAGCAGATAAGGTGGTGCTGAAACAGCGTCGCCGTCAGCAGGGCAGCAGTCAGTATGAAAAGCAGAATGCGACTGAGCATTTCTTCGAGGTGCAGGAGGGTGGCTGCCGGATTCTGGTCAATCTCCAGGATTATCTGGATACCGGGCTGTTCCTGGATCACCGTCCGGTGCGTCTGCAGATTCAGCAAGAGTCTGCCGGTAAGGATATTCTGAACCTGTTCAGTTATACAGCGACGGCTTCATTGCATGCGGCTAAGGGCGGTGCGCGTTCGACCACCAGTGTTGATATGTCGGCAACTTACCTTGGCTGGGCGCGTAAGAACTTTGCGCTTAATGGTTTTGCTGAAACCCGCCATCATTTTTTGCAGGAAGACTGCATCAAGTGGCTGAAGGCGCAAAAGGGCCAGCAGTTTGATCTGATCTTTATGGATCCGCCGACCTTCTCGAACTCTAAGCGCATGCATGATGTGCTGGATGTGCAGCGCGATCATGTGATGCTGGTGGATCAGGCGATGCAGTTGCTGCGCCCAGGCGGTAAGCTTATCTTTTCGAATAACTATCGCCGCTTTAAGTTGGATGAGGCGTTGCAGCAGCGTTATCAGGTTAAAGATATTACCCGCTCAACCATCGATCTGGATTTTAAGCGTAATGCTAAAATTCACTGCTGTTTTGAGTTTGTAAAGCCGGAGTAA
- the odhB gene encoding 2-oxoglutarate dehydrogenase complex dihydrolipoyllysine-residue succinyltransferase, which yields MSIEIKTPTFPESVADGTVATWHKQPGEACSTDELIVDIETDKVVLEVVAPADGVLKDIIKGEGDTVLSEEVLATFEAGAAAAAPAAAAEPAAAAPAATDADKIGPAARKLIEENGLDAAQIPGTGKNGGITKEDVANFIKNKPAAPAPAAAAPAVASAAAPGTVPVGERVEKRVPMTRLRATIAKRLVEAQQNAAMLTTYNEVNMKPIMELRKQYKDLFEKTHNGTRLGFMSFFVKAATEALKRFPAVNASIDGNDMVYHGYQDIGVAVSTERGLMVPVLRDTDAMSLANIEATIRDFGLRGRDGKLGMDDMQGGTFTITNGGVFGSLMSTPILNPPQTAILGMHKIQERPMAVNGQVEILPMMYLALSYDHRMIDGKEAVQFLVTIKDLLEDPARMLLDV from the coding sequence ATGTCTATCGAAATCAAAACGCCGACCTTCCCTGAATCCGTAGCCGACGGTACCGTGGCTACCTGGCACAAGCAGCCTGGTGAAGCTTGCTCCACCGATGAACTGATTGTTGATATTGAAACTGACAAAGTTGTGCTGGAAGTGGTAGCGCCGGCGGATGGCGTGCTTAAAGACATCATTAAAGGCGAAGGCGATACAGTACTGAGTGAAGAAGTGCTGGCGACTTTCGAAGCAGGTGCAGCAGCGGCTGCACCGGCAGCGGCGGCTGAGCCTGCTGCGGCGGCTCCTGCTGCAACTGATGCTGATAAGATCGGCCCGGCTGCCCGCAAGCTGATTGAAGAAAACGGTCTGGACGCTGCTCAGATTCCGGGTACCGGCAAAAATGGCGGTATCACTAAAGAAGATGTCGCGAACTTCATCAAGAACAAACCTGCGGCGCCTGCTCCGGCTGCCGCTGCGCCTGCGGTTGCATCAGCGGCTGCGCCGGGCACAGTGCCTGTCGGTGAGCGTGTTGAGAAGCGTGTTCCGATGACGCGTCTGCGTGCAACGATTGCTAAGCGTCTGGTTGAAGCTCAGCAAAATGCTGCCATGCTGACGACTTATAATGAAGTCAATATGAAGCCGATCATGGAGCTGCGTAAGCAGTACAAGGATCTGTTCGAGAAAACCCACAACGGTACCCGTCTTGGCTTCATGTCTTTCTTTGTTAAAGCTGCAACTGAAGCGCTGAAGCGTTTCCCTGCAGTGAATGCCTCAATCGATGGTAACGATATGGTTTACCACGGTTATCAGGATATCGGTGTAGCGGTATCGACCGAACGTGGTCTGATGGTACCGGTACTGCGTGATACAGATGCGATGAGCCTGGCAAATATTGAAGCCACTATCCGTGACTTCGGTCTGCGTGGCCGTGACGGTAAGCTGGGTATGGATGACATGCAGGGCGGTACGTTCACCATCACCAATGGTGGTGTGTTCGGTTCCCTGATGTCTACGCCAATTCTGAATCCGCCACAAACGGCTATCCTGGGCATGCATAAAATTCAGGAACGTCCAATGGCCGTCAATGGTCAGGTAGAAATTCTGCCAATGATGTATCTGGCCCTGTCATACGACCATCGTATGATTGATGGTAAGGAAGCTGTACAATTCCTGGTTACTATAAAGGATCTCTTAGAAGATCCAGCTCGGATGTTGCTAGACGTATAA
- the sdhC gene encoding succinate dehydrogenase, cytochrome b556 subunit, producing MNKKRPVNLDLRTIKQPLPAITSILHRATGLALFFGAFFMLYALGMSLESEQGFNAAAQMLTESFFAKLIAWGLVSALLYHFFAGIKHLIMDFGHCEELESGQKAAKATLVIAAIAILLAGVWIW from the coding sequence GTGAACAAGAAAAGACCCGTAAACTTAGATCTACGAACTATTAAACAGCCATTACCGGCGATTACATCCATTCTGCATCGTGCAACTGGTCTGGCACTATTTTTTGGTGCCTTCTTCATGCTGTATGCCCTGGGGATGTCTCTTGAGTCTGAGCAGGGTTTTAACGCTGCCGCACAGATGCTGACGGAGAGCTTCTTTGCGAAGCTGATTGCCTGGGGATTGGTTTCAGCATTGCTGTATCACTTCTTTGCCGGTATCAAACATCTGATTATGGATTTTGGTCATTGTGAAGAGTTGGAGTCTGGACAGAAGGCCGCCAAAGCGACTTTAGTTATTGCGGCTATCGCAATTCTGCTGGCAGGAGTATGGATATGGTAA
- a CDS encoding succinate dehydrogenase iron-sulfur subunit has protein sequence MLVSVYRYNPEVDDAPYMQDVHIDIPGGKDIMVLDLLQLLKDKDPSLAYRRSCREGVCGSDGMNMNGKNGLACITPLSEVVENDKIVLRPLPGLPVIRDVVVDMTQFYQQYEKIKPFLLNDTPAPAIERLQSPEERAELDGLYECILCACCSTACPSFWWNPDKFIGPSGLLQAYRFLADSRDTATKERLADLDDPFSVFRCHGIMNCVSVCPKGLNPTKAIGKIRNMLLQQAT, from the coding sequence ATGTTAGTAAGTGTATATCGCTATAATCCTGAGGTTGATGATGCGCCTTACATGCAGGATGTCCATATCGACATTCCTGGTGGTAAGGACATCATGGTTCTGGATCTTCTGCAGTTGCTGAAAGATAAGGATCCGTCTCTGGCGTACCGCCGTTCGTGCCGTGAAGGTGTTTGTGGTTCCGACGGTATGAATATGAACGGTAAGAACGGTCTGGCGTGTATTACGCCGCTGTCTGAAGTGGTTGAGAACGATAAGATTGTTCTGCGTCCGCTGCCAGGTTTACCGGTTATCCGTGATGTGGTTGTTGATATGACCCAGTTCTATCAGCAGTACGAGAAGATCAAACCGTTCCTGCTGAATGATACGCCGGCGCCTGCGATTGAGCGTCTGCAGTCTCCGGAAGAGCGTGCTGAGCTGGATGGTCTGTACGAGTGTATTCTGTGTGCATGCTGTTCAACTGCCTGTCCGTCTTTCTGGTGGAACCCTGATAAGTTCATCGGCCCGTCCGGTTTGCTGCAGGCATACCGCTTCCTGGCTGACAGCCGGGATACGGCGACCAAGGAGCGTCTGGCAGACCTTGATGATCCGTTCAGCGTCTTCCGCTGCCACGGTATCATGAACTGTGTCAGCGTTTGTCCTAAGGGGCTTAACCCGACAAAGGCAATTGGCAAGATCCGTAACATGCTGTTGCAACAGGCAACCTGA
- the sdhA gene encoding succinate dehydrogenase flavoprotein subunit has translation MSSKLRTLTFDGIVIGGGGAGMRAALQLAQSGLNTACITKVFPTRSHTVSAQGGITCAIASADPNDDWRWHMYDTVKGSDYIGDQDAIEYMCSVGPQAVFELDHMGLPFSRTEEGRIYQRPFGGQSKNFGEGGQAARTCAAADRTGHALLHALYQGNIKAGTTFLNEWYAVDLVKNADDAVVGVIAICIETGETVYIKAKATVLATGGAGRIYQSTTNALINTGDGMGMSLRAGVPAQDMEMWQFHPTGIAGAGVLVTEGCRGEGGYLVNKDGERFMERYAPNAKDLAGRDVVARSMVLEILAGRGCGEEGDHVFLKLDHLGADTLNAKLPGILELSRTFAHADPIKEPIPVVPTCHYMMGGVTTNIGGQAIGADADGNDTIIDGLFACGEVACVSVHGANRLGGNSLLDLVVFGRAAGIQIEKQMREGYEVAPASEADLERAMARLNRLNNSTGGEKVAEVRAELQKTMQLYFGVFREGESMEKGLELLKEVRAKVSDLHLEDKSAAFNTARIEALELENLMEVAEATAIAAITRKESRGAHARNDYTERDDENWLCHSLYHPQTQQITKRAVNFAPKTVDAFPPKVRTY, from the coding sequence ATGAGCAGCAAGTTACGTACCCTGACCTTTGACGGGATTGTAATTGGTGGCGGTGGTGCCGGTATGCGTGCCGCGCTGCAACTGGCCCAGTCGGGCCTGAATACTGCGTGTATTACAAAAGTATTTCCAACCCGTTCGCATACGGTGTCTGCGCAGGGTGGTATTACCTGTGCGATTGCCAGTGCGGATCCGAACGATGACTGGCGCTGGCACATGTACGATACCGTCAAGGGTTCCGATTATATCGGTGACCAGGACGCGATCGAATACATGTGTTCTGTAGGCCCGCAGGCGGTATTTGAGCTGGACCACATGGGTCTGCCGTTTTCCCGTACTGAAGAAGGCCGTATTTACCAGCGTCCTTTCGGTGGTCAGTCTAAAAACTTTGGTGAAGGTGGGCAGGCAGCCCGGACCTGTGCGGCCGCTGACCGTACCGGTCATGCGCTGCTGCACGCACTGTACCAGGGTAATATTAAAGCCGGTACCACCTTCCTGAATGAGTGGTATGCGGTTGATCTGGTTAAGAATGCAGATGACGCGGTGGTTGGTGTTATCGCGATCTGCATCGAAACCGGTGAAACAGTGTATATCAAGGCTAAAGCGACCGTGCTTGCGACCGGTGGTGCAGGCCGTATCTATCAGTCCACAACCAATGCGCTGATCAATACCGGTGACGGTATGGGCATGAGTCTGCGTGCCGGTGTACCGGCCCAGGATATGGAAATGTGGCAGTTCCACCCAACCGGTATTGCCGGTGCCGGCGTACTGGTAACCGAAGGTTGCCGGGGTGAGGGTGGTTACCTGGTCAATAAGGATGGCGAACGCTTCATGGAGCGTTATGCGCCTAACGCGAAAGACCTGGCTGGCCGTGACGTGGTTGCCCGCTCTATGGTGCTGGAGATTCTGGCTGGCCGTGGTTGCGGTGAGGAAGGTGATCACGTATTCCTGAAGCTGGATCATCTTGGGGCTGATACCCTGAATGCCAAGCTGCCGGGTATCCTTGAGTTGTCCCGTACCTTTGCGCATGCTGATCCGATTAAAGAGCCGATTCCGGTTGTTCCGACCTGTCACTACATGATGGGCGGTGTCACCACCAATATCGGTGGTCAGGCGATCGGTGCGGATGCGGACGGTAACGATACCATCATCGACGGCCTGTTTGCCTGCGGTGAAGTTGCCTGTGTATCGGTACACGGTGCAAACCGTCTGGGCGGTAACTCGCTGCTTGATCTGGTGGTATTTGGCCGTGCGGCCGGTATCCAGATTGAGAAGCAGATGCGTGAGGGCTACGAAGTAGCGCCGGCCAGCGAAGCTGATCTGGAACGTGCGATGGCGCGTCTGAACCGTTTGAACAATTCAACCGGTGGTGAAAAGGTTGCTGAGGTTCGTGCTGAACTGCAGAAGACCATGCAGCTGTATTTCGGTGTATTCCGTGAAGGCGAAAGCATGGAGAAAGGTCTGGAGCTGCTTAAGGAAGTGCGTGCCAAGGTGTCTGATCTTCATCTGGAAGATAAGAGCGCGGCATTCAACACGGCCCGTATTGAAGCGCTGGAACTGGAAAACCTGATGGAAGTTGCTGAGGCAACGGCAATCGCTGCTATTACCCGTAAGGAAAGTCGTGGTGCGCATGCCCGTAACGACTACACCGAGCGTGATGATGAAAACTGGTTGTGTCACTCACTGTATCACCCGCAAACGCAACAGATCACCAAGCGTGCTGTTAACTTTGCGCCGAAGACAGTAGATGCCTTCCCGCCAAAAGTTCGAACGTATTAA